One window of Desulfosoma sp. genomic DNA carries:
- the bioB gene encoding biotin synthase BioB — MGDRIIRAMDRVLSGEAIDHDTAVELSVVSDADRTFLFAAAQKIREAFRGNRVELCSIVNAKSGACSEDCAFCAQSAHYRTGAPVYPLISVDDMARAAEGAKKNMAQRFSLVTSGRGINSDRDLRMIADGIRRVKEIGLTPCASLGTLRREQLAYLRDAGLQRYHHNIETSREFFSNVCTTHSFEERLEVLDNARSIGLSTCSGGILGMGESMKDRISMAFTLKEIGVDSVPINFLMPIKGTPLENVREISPLEALHSIALFRFILPDKEIRVCAGRSTALRQLHPMILMAGADGFMIGNYLTRAGLDPEADLQMVHDLGLSV, encoded by the coding sequence ATGGGCGACAGAATCATCAGGGCAATGGACAGAGTTCTTTCTGGAGAGGCGATAGACCACGACACGGCGGTAGAGCTTTCAGTCGTTTCTGATGCGGACAGGACGTTTCTTTTTGCTGCCGCGCAGAAGATTCGTGAGGCATTCAGGGGAAACAGGGTCGAGCTCTGCTCGATAGTCAACGCAAAGTCCGGGGCATGCAGCGAGGACTGCGCCTTCTGCGCTCAGTCTGCACATTACAGGACGGGTGCGCCGGTGTATCCTCTCATCAGCGTCGATGACATGGCGCGTGCGGCAGAAGGTGCAAAGAAGAATATGGCGCAACGGTTTAGCCTCGTAACGAGCGGTAGGGGTATAAACTCGGATCGCGACCTCAGAATGATCGCCGACGGCATAAGGCGTGTCAAAGAAATCGGGCTCACACCGTGTGCCTCACTCGGCACGCTGAGAAGAGAGCAGCTTGCATACCTCAGGGACGCAGGTCTTCAACGTTATCACCATAATATAGAGACGTCCCGCGAATTCTTTTCAAATGTTTGCACGACGCATTCGTTCGAGGAGAGGCTCGAGGTACTGGACAATGCGCGTTCTATCGGTCTTTCGACTTGCAGTGGGGGCATTCTCGGTATGGGCGAGAGTATGAAGGACCGCATAAGCATGGCCTTTACCCTGAAGGAGATCGGCGTCGATTCCGTGCCGATCAATTTTCTCATGCCCATAAAGGGCACACCTCTCGAGAACGTCAGAGAAATATCTCCGCTCGAGGCGCTCCATTCCATAGCCTTGTTCCGGTTTATCCTGCCTGACAAAGAGATAAGAGTCTGCGCGGGACGTTCGACCGCCTTGAGGCAACTCCATCCAATGATATTGATGGCAGGCGCAGACGGTTTTATGATCGGCAACTATCTTACGAGGGCAGGACTCGACCCGGAAGCCGACCTTCAGATGGTGCATGACCTGGGTTTGTCTGTATAG
- a CDS encoding DUF6544 family protein: MLGKVVVVGFAALLLMMAAAILYGIRRWESETKELYAKMEAVRVPIVQAYFDPGELEGLPAPVQRYFRIVLKKGQPLIRAVNVEHAGTFNMSETGEQWKSFRSSQRVIVRRPGFVWDARIRMTPGINVHVHDAYVAGEGVLTAKLFGLVTVMKQPGSSELARGELMRFFAEAAWYPTALLPSQGVCWEEVDAGSARATLVDGELSLTMLFTFSNEGLIETVRTEDRGRISGDQIIFTPWQGRFWDYHDYNGMLIPLDGEAAWLMPEGAKPYWRGRIQRIEHEMSHSKSQ, encoded by the coding sequence ATGTTGGGGAAAGTAGTTGTCGTTGGATTCGCTGCCCTACTCCTTATGATGGCCGCGGCAATTCTTTACGGTATCCGTCGGTGGGAATCGGAGACGAAAGAGCTTTATGCGAAAATGGAGGCGGTCCGGGTGCCGATCGTCCAGGCGTACTTTGATCCAGGCGAATTGGAGGGGCTGCCTGCGCCGGTTCAGCGCTATTTTCGTATCGTCTTGAAAAAAGGACAGCCGTTGATTAGGGCCGTCAACGTAGAACACGCCGGAACCTTCAACATGAGTGAGACCGGCGAGCAATGGAAGTCCTTCCGATCATCCCAGCGCGTCATTGTCCGGCGACCCGGTTTCGTTTGGGACGCCCGTATTCGTATGACGCCGGGAATAAACGTGCACGTCCACGATGCCTATGTTGCAGGCGAGGGTGTACTGACCGCCAAGCTGTTCGGGCTTGTAACCGTGATGAAACAGCCCGGCTCTTCGGAACTGGCACGAGGAGAGTTGATGCGGTTTTTCGCTGAAGCCGCATGGTATCCGACGGCTCTGCTGCCCAGTCAAGGAGTGTGTTGGGAGGAAGTCGATGCTGGCTCAGCGCGAGCGACGCTTGTCGATGGTGAGCTCAGCCTTACGATGCTGTTTACCTTCAGCAATGAAGGGTTGATCGAAACGGTGCGAACTGAGGATCGTGGGCGCATCAGCGGCGATCAAATCATTTTCACGCCTTGGCAAGGACGCTTTTGGGATTATCACGACTATAACGGAATGCTGATTCCCCTCGATGGCGAGGCGGCTTGGCTGATGCCGGAAGGAGCCAAACCCTACTGGCGCGGACGGATTCAGCGGATCGAGCATGAAATGAGTCATAGCAAATCCCAGTGA